In Asanoa sp. WMMD1127, one genomic interval encodes:
- a CDS encoding xanthine dehydrogenase family protein molybdopterin-binding subunit yields the protein MTRTWQAAPSVGHPLTRVEGLDKVTGQARYAGDVDRRGLVHGWVVPATIPRGRVLSLDVEATLAMPGVLAVLHQDNAPRLTDIGEGTLFLFQGDRVAHWGAPVALVIADTPERAREAAERMRVDYLAEPPDTVFRPDHPGLYRPEHVNPRNPTVTEKGDVEAALAGAAVVVDAEYRTPAQHNNAMEPHSATAEWADGRLTVHTSTQYAYGVAQSLTKLFDLAPGTLRVLSEHVGGGFGNKGMPARPDAVLAVMAATLVGRPVRVTLTRPQLFPLTGYRTPTAQRLRLGATADGRLVAVEHTAAMQTSRLAEFTEQTAIYARAMYAADNLRTDHRVVALDVPTPRWMRAPGEAPGSFGLESAMDELAEACGVDPVELRLRNDTSHEPASGQPFSSRRLAECLREGARRFGWAERDPRPAARREARWWRGTGVAGAHYPARTAPTTAHATALPGGRYVVRVAATDIGTGARTALTQLAADALEVPVDAVRVEIGDSDFGPAMGAGGSMGTASWSWPVVTACHDLARRIASGEPVPPEGLTSTFDSTEAVGARAEFSRYAFGAHFAEVAVDVATGEVRVPRLLGVYAVGRVVNPLTATSQLIGGMTMGLSTALLEESTLDGRFGDFVNHNLADYHVATNADVGAIEVAFVDDPDDELNPSGVKGLGEIGIVGVPAAIANAVWHATGVRQRELPISPARAIISGQ from the coding sequence ATGACCCGCACCTGGCAGGCCGCGCCGTCGGTGGGCCACCCGCTGACCCGGGTCGAGGGCCTCGACAAGGTCACCGGGCAGGCCCGCTACGCCGGCGACGTCGACCGCCGCGGCCTCGTGCACGGGTGGGTCGTGCCGGCCACCATCCCGCGCGGCCGGGTGCTCAGCCTCGACGTCGAGGCGACGCTGGCCATGCCGGGCGTGCTGGCCGTGCTCCACCAGGACAACGCGCCCCGGCTCACCGACATCGGCGAGGGCACGCTGTTCCTGTTCCAGGGTGACCGGGTGGCGCACTGGGGCGCGCCGGTCGCGCTGGTCATCGCCGACACGCCGGAGCGGGCGCGGGAGGCGGCCGAGCGGATGCGGGTCGACTACCTCGCCGAGCCGCCCGACACGGTGTTCCGCCCCGACCATCCCGGCCTCTACCGGCCGGAGCACGTCAACCCGCGCAACCCGACGGTGACCGAGAAGGGCGACGTCGAGGCCGCGCTGGCCGGGGCCGCCGTCGTCGTCGACGCGGAGTACCGCACGCCGGCGCAGCACAACAACGCGATGGAGCCGCACTCGGCCACCGCGGAGTGGGCCGACGGCCGGCTCACCGTGCACACCTCCACGCAGTACGCGTACGGCGTGGCCCAGAGCCTCACCAAGCTCTTCGACCTCGCGCCCGGGACGCTGCGGGTGCTGTCCGAGCACGTCGGCGGGGGCTTCGGCAACAAGGGCATGCCGGCCCGCCCGGACGCGGTGCTCGCGGTGATGGCGGCGACGCTGGTCGGCCGCCCGGTGCGGGTCACCCTCACCCGGCCGCAGCTGTTCCCGCTGACGGGCTACCGCACGCCGACCGCGCAACGCCTGCGGCTCGGCGCCACCGCCGACGGGCGCCTGGTCGCCGTCGAGCACACCGCCGCGATGCAGACGTCCCGCCTGGCCGAGTTCACCGAGCAGACGGCGATCTACGCGCGGGCCATGTACGCCGCCGACAACCTGCGCACCGACCACCGGGTGGTCGCGCTGGACGTGCCGACGCCGCGCTGGATGCGGGCGCCCGGCGAGGCGCCCGGCTCGTTCGGGCTGGAGTCCGCGATGGACGAGCTGGCCGAGGCGTGCGGCGTCGACCCGGTCGAGCTCCGGCTGCGCAACGACACCAGCCACGAGCCGGCCTCCGGCCAGCCGTTCAGCAGCCGCCGGCTGGCCGAGTGCCTGCGGGAAGGGGCGCGCCGGTTCGGCTGGGCCGAGCGCGATCCGCGGCCGGCCGCCCGCCGCGAGGCCCGCTGGTGGCGGGGGACCGGGGTGGCTGGTGCGCACTACCCGGCCCGGACGGCCCCGACCACGGCGCACGCGACCGCGCTGCCCGGCGGCCGCTACGTGGTCCGGGTCGCCGCGACCGACATCGGCACCGGCGCGCGTACCGCCCTGACCCAGCTCGCCGCCGACGCGCTGGAGGTCCCGGTCGACGCGGTGCGGGTCGAGATCGGCGACAGCGACTTCGGCCCGGCGATGGGCGCCGGGGGCTCGATGGGCACCGCCTCGTGGAGCTGGCCGGTGGTCACCGCCTGCCACGACCTGGCCCGTCGGATCGCGTCGGGCGAGCCGGTGCCGCCCGAGGGCCTGACCAGCACGTTCGACTCCACCGAGGCGGTCGGCGCCCGCGCCGAGTTCTCCCGGTACGCGTTCGGCGCGCACTTCGCCGAGGTCGCCGTCGACGTCGCCACGGGCGAGGTGCGGGTGCCGCGGCTGCTCGGCGTCTACGCGGTCGGGCGCGTGGTCAACCCGCTGACCGCCACGTCGCAGCTGATCGGCGGGATGACGATGGGCCTGTCGACCGCGCTGCTCGAAGAGTCCACGCTGGATGGCCGGTTCGGCGACTTCGTCAACCACAACCTGGCCGACTACCACGTCGCCACCAACGCCGACGTGGGCGCCATCGAGGTGGCGTTCGTCGACGACCCGGACGACGAGCTGAACCCGTCCGGCGTCAAGGGGCTCGGCGAGATCGGCATCGTCGGTGTCCCGGCCGCCATCGCCAACGCGGTCTGGCACGCCACCGGCGTGCGCCAGCGTGAGCTGCCGATCAGCCCGGCCCGCGCGATCATCAGTGGACAGTGA
- a CDS encoding GPP34 family phosphoprotein — translation MISSTLRLPPEVMSDLGLADELFLAGYNEYTGKTVINAEMLDAGLAGAALGELILQRRITVVAGKVAVDDPRPWGDPVTDVVLREIHTRASEFVPRAWVEHLRGNVGEVVAQRVVAAGMVRRDEQRAGLSRKLTVRYPAVNALTATRPLVRLSYYLQRPAQIDAQTATLAALVKATGLEQRIMLEWTRQEVADSISAITVRLPAPLRDVIQGVEGAVAAMAVTTRR, via the coding sequence GTGATCTCCTCGACTCTTCGACTCCCGCCTGAGGTTATGAGCGACTTAGGGCTTGCCGACGAACTGTTTCTCGCCGGTTACAACGAATACACCGGCAAGACAGTCATCAACGCCGAGATGTTGGACGCCGGCCTGGCCGGCGCTGCCCTCGGTGAGTTGATCCTGCAGAGACGGATAACCGTGGTCGCCGGAAAGGTGGCCGTGGACGACCCGCGCCCCTGGGGCGACCCGGTCACCGACGTCGTGCTGCGGGAGATCCACACCAGAGCCAGCGAGTTCGTGCCCCGGGCCTGGGTCGAGCACCTCCGCGGCAACGTCGGCGAGGTGGTCGCGCAGCGCGTCGTCGCCGCGGGGATGGTCCGTCGCGACGAGCAGCGTGCCGGGCTGTCCAGGAAGCTTACTGTGCGTTATCCCGCGGTCAACGCGCTGACGGCGACGCGGCCCCTGGTGCGACTTTCCTACTACCTGCAGCGACCGGCTCAGATCGACGCGCAGACAGCCACGCTGGCCGCCCTGGTCAAGGCCACTGGCCTCGAACAACGCATCATGCTGGAGTGGACCCGGCAGGAGGTCGCCGACAGCATCTCGGCGATCACCGTGCGCCTGCCCGCACCGCTGCGCGATGTGATCCAGGGCGTCGAAGGCGCGGTCGCCGCGATGGCGGTCACTACTCGCCGTTAA
- a CDS encoding primary-amine oxidase encodes MTAPAGHPLDRLSAAEIDAARTLFQKQDLLTPTTRFALLALEEPAKHEVLAWRPGDPLDRRVRALLLDVATGQVRSAIASVTREQVDEVVDIDPAVDGQPPILLDEFISVDEIVKADPQWRAAIERRGITDFDLVRPCPLSAGDFDIPGESGKRLLRVLSFVAHRPEDHCWAHPIDGVVAYVDLIEKKVVQLIDHALLPVPQEEGNYDDPAYTGPPRETLKPLEITQPDGASFQVDGDQVTWEGWTFRVGFDPREGLVLHQLAIQDRPLIYRASIAEMVVPYADPSPVRFWQNYFDAGEYLLGQQANSLVLGCDCLGEIYYFDAVLADGEGNPRAVSNAICLHEEDFGVLWKHSDLFTEAAETRRQRRLVISYWATVGNYDYGFFWYLYLDGTIEMEVKATGVVFTSSYAEGAEYATEIAPGLGAPYHQHLFSARLDMMLDGVGNAVDELDVRRVPVGEANPYGNAFTRTATRLARESEAARSADNAVGRVWRISNPDRTNRLGQPVAYVLRPEGQPALLADASSSIARRAAFATKHLWVTRYDADERYPAGNHVNQHPGGAGLPTFIADDQSIDGEDIVVWHTFGSTHFPRVEDWPVMPVDRCGFSLRPAGFFDRNPTLDVPASTAKHCH; translated from the coding sequence ATGACTGCCCCTGCCGGTCACCCTCTGGACCGACTGAGCGCCGCCGAGATCGACGCGGCGCGCACGTTGTTCCAGAAGCAGGACCTGCTCACACCCACCACCCGGTTCGCGCTGCTGGCGCTGGAGGAACCGGCCAAGCACGAGGTGCTCGCCTGGCGCCCGGGCGACCCGCTCGACCGGCGTGTCCGCGCGCTGCTGCTCGACGTGGCCACCGGGCAGGTCCGCTCGGCGATCGCCTCGGTGACCCGCGAACAGGTCGACGAGGTCGTCGACATCGACCCGGCCGTCGACGGCCAGCCGCCGATCCTGCTCGACGAGTTCATCTCGGTCGACGAGATCGTCAAGGCCGACCCGCAGTGGCGGGCCGCGATCGAGCGGCGCGGCATCACCGACTTCGACCTGGTGCGGCCGTGCCCGCTGTCGGCCGGTGACTTCGACATCCCGGGCGAGAGCGGCAAGCGCCTGCTGCGCGTGCTGTCCTTCGTGGCGCACCGGCCCGAGGACCACTGCTGGGCGCACCCGATCGACGGCGTCGTCGCGTACGTCGACCTGATCGAGAAGAAGGTCGTGCAGCTCATCGACCACGCCCTGCTGCCCGTGCCGCAGGAGGAGGGCAACTACGACGACCCCGCCTACACCGGGCCGCCGCGGGAGACGCTCAAGCCACTGGAGATCACCCAGCCAGACGGCGCCAGCTTCCAGGTCGACGGCGACCAGGTGACCTGGGAGGGCTGGACGTTCCGGGTCGGCTTCGACCCGCGCGAGGGCCTGGTGCTGCACCAGCTGGCCATCCAGGACCGGCCGCTGATCTACCGCGCGTCGATCGCCGAGATGGTGGTGCCCTACGCCGACCCGAGCCCGGTGCGGTTCTGGCAGAACTACTTCGACGCGGGCGAATATCTGCTCGGCCAGCAGGCCAACTCGCTGGTGCTCGGCTGCGACTGTCTCGGTGAGATCTACTACTTCGACGCCGTGCTCGCCGACGGCGAGGGCAACCCGCGGGCCGTCAGCAACGCGATCTGCCTGCACGAAGAGGACTTCGGCGTGCTGTGGAAGCACAGCGACCTGTTCACCGAGGCCGCCGAGACCCGCCGCCAGCGCCGCCTGGTCATCTCCTACTGGGCCACCGTCGGCAACTACGACTACGGCTTCTTCTGGTACCTCTACCTCGACGGCACCATCGAGATGGAGGTCAAGGCGACCGGCGTCGTGTTCACCTCGTCGTACGCCGAGGGCGCGGAATATGCCACGGAGATCGCGCCGGGGCTCGGCGCGCCGTACCACCAGCACCTGTTCAGCGCCCGGCTCGACATGATGCTCGACGGCGTCGGGAACGCGGTCGACGAGCTCGACGTGCGGCGGGTGCCGGTCGGCGAGGCCAACCCCTACGGCAACGCGTTCACCCGCACCGCGACCCGGCTGGCCCGGGAGTCGGAGGCGGCCCGCAGCGCCGACAACGCGGTCGGCCGGGTCTGGCGGATCTCCAACCCGGACAGGACCAACCGGCTCGGGCAGCCCGTCGCGTACGTGCTGCGGCCCGAGGGTCAGCCGGCGCTGCTCGCCGACGCCTCCTCGTCGATCGCCCGGCGGGCGGCGTTCGCCACCAAGCACCTGTGGGTCACCCGCTACGACGCCGACGAGCGCTACCCGGCCGGCAACCACGTCAACCAGCACCCGGGCGGGGCCGGCCTGCCGACGTTCATCGCCGACGACCAGTCGATCGACGGCGAGGACATTGTCGTGTGGCACACATTCGGCAGCACGCATTTCCCGCGGGTCGAGGACTGGCCCGTGATGCCCGTCGACCGTTGCGGATTCTCGTTGCGGCCGGCCGGATTCTTCGACCGGAACCCCACATTGGACGTTCCGGCCAGCACGGCGAAACACTGTCATTGA